A stretch of the Sphingobacterium thalpophilum genome encodes the following:
- a CDS encoding winged helix-turn-helix transcriptional regulator, translating into MTKSNSDNEVTMEEITTTEETSLSEAVTAVTHDCALPAHECKKAIMGVHDAMYVLGGKWKIYIIAALLFGPKRYSDLLRDINGISGKVLSRELKEMETNRLLTRTVSGTAPLTVTYALTPYGESTKAIIGILAEWGKSHRNYIISEPQR; encoded by the coding sequence GTGACAAAAAGTAATAGTGACAACGAGGTAACCATGGAAGAAATCACAACAACAGAAGAAACAAGCTTGAGCGAAGCGGTCACAGCAGTTACGCATGACTGCGCCTTGCCGGCACACGAATGCAAGAAAGCCATTATGGGTGTGCATGATGCGATGTATGTCCTGGGGGGCAAATGGAAAATTTATATTATTGCCGCCCTACTCTTCGGCCCCAAACGTTATTCAGACCTGTTACGTGACATCAACGGCATCTCGGGCAAGGTGCTCAGCCGTGAGCTCAAGGAAATGGAAACCAACCGTCTGCTGACCAGGACCGTGAGCGGTACAGCTCCACTGACAGTGACTTATGCACTTACTCCCTATGGCGAGTCCACCAAAGCGATTATTGGTATACTGGCCGAATGGGGCAAGTCCCACCGCAATTATATCATCAGCGAGCCACAGCGATAG
- a CDS encoding nitroreductase family protein, with product MNTIKHLEWRYATKKFGKQKVAAEDLNKILEAVNLSASSAGLQPYRVIVVENEQLREQLGEGSFNVQIAQSSHLLVFAAYEKVTEQQIDDYMARIARERGVPVGGVGRLQGCLSGRYIVQA from the coding sequence ATGAACACGATCAAACATCTTGAATGGCGTTATGCCACAAAAAAATTCGGTAAGCAAAAGGTTGCTGCCGAAGACTTAAATAAGATTCTGGAAGCCGTCAATCTTTCGGCTTCATCCGCGGGTTTACAGCCGTATCGCGTCATCGTGGTGGAGAATGAACAGCTTCGCGAGCAGCTGGGCGAAGGTTCATTCAATGTACAGATAGCGCAGTCCTCCCATTTATTGGTTTTTGCTGCTTACGAGAAAGTCACCGAACAGCAGATCGATGACTATATGGCACGTATCGCCCGTGAACGTGGCGTCCCGGTAGGAGGCGTTGGCCGACTTCAAGGCTGCCTTAGTGGGCGGTATATTGTCCAGGCCTGA
- a CDS encoding nitroreductase family protein, with amino-acid sequence MGGILSRPEEDNFNWAARQAYIALGTALVAAAELKIDSTPMEGFDSTKFDALLQLREQGLRSVVILALGYRDAENDHFAQLKKVRLDLAEFVTFVN; translated from the coding sequence GTGGGCGGTATATTGTCCAGGCCTGAAGAAGATAACTTTAACTGGGCCGCCCGACAGGCGTATATCGCTTTAGGTACTGCTTTAGTAGCTGCTGCAGAACTAAAAATAGACTCCACTCCGATGGAAGGATTTGATTCAACGAAATTCGACGCATTACTGCAGCTGCGGGAGCAGGGGCTGCGGTCGGTTGTCATATTAGCTTTGGGATACCGAGATGCCGAGAATGACCACTTTGCCCAGCTCAAGAAGGTGCGGCTTGATCTCGCTGAATTTGTTACTTTTGTCAATTAA